In Ciconia boyciana chromosome 3, ASM3463844v1, whole genome shotgun sequence, a genomic segment contains:
- the LOC140649823 gene encoding toll-like receptor 2 type-1: MRNLTGCLLFCFISFLFSRANGFLTLRTPTAFPFYNYSYLNLSSVSEAQAPKTARALNLSHNVIEKITKRDLEGFDALEVLDLSYNRIKDIEPGAFESLLSLVSLNLSFNDKKLLVPGLPPHLKLTREASGSLQLYKHFDKSPEAALEPSASTEELPHSGGPPVLQNVNLRLRQSTENLLRRAEKNLTVSPTATLRPNLCGAPINGILDLSNSKLSEEELTLKLDPDLCQAQLDSIVELNISHSDLEMDLLSLFILFLPMKNVQSIDASSNKLTINILDVEAFCNFPFSKLLFLNISNNPINSLDTLCLPSTIKVIDLSFTNVSQIPQNFAKKMPNLENMDVQGNHFIYTVRPEITNKVQKFPPGTVHINAISFVRNEAGTPIESLPKKVKHLKMSNCSIVELPEWFAGTMEELLFLDLSSNRISVLPDLPTSLQHLDISNSDIKIIPPSFKSISNLTILNIQNNKVTDMHPEYFPLTLTKCDISKNKLNMLSLTDALKKLEYLNVSGNLITRLEPASHLSALANLDSSHNLISELPDHFGKSLPMLKHFNLSGNKISFLQRGSLPASLIELDISDNAITTIVEDTFGQLTSLSVLTVQGKHFFCNCDLYWFVNVYTHNPRLQINGKGNLRCSFPPDRRGSLVDSSNLTLLHCSLGIQMAITACVAILVVLVLTGLCWRFDGLWYVRMGWYWCMVKRKQYEKRPENKPFDAFVSYSEQDANWMKEKLLEKLETDGFKICYHERDFKPGHPVLGNIFYCIENSHKVLFVLSPSFVNSCWCQYELYFAEHQVLNENQDSLIMIVLEDLPPNSVPQKFSKLRKLLKRKTYLKWSPEEHKQKMFWHQLAAVLKTTNEPIVRAENGSAQDMYEME, from the coding sequence atGAGGAACCTTACTGGAtgccttcttttctgcttcatttctttcttattcagTAGAGCAAATGGATTCCTAACTCTGAGAACACCTACAGCCTTCCCGTTTTATAACTACTCTTACTTAAACCTCTCTTCTGTATCAGAAGCACAAGCTCCAAAAACAGCGAGAGCTCTCAATTTATCACATAACGTAATTGAAAAAATAACCAAGAGAGACTTGGAAGGTTTTGATGCGCTGGAAGTTTTAGACCTTTCCTACAATCGGATTAAGGACATTGAACCTGGTGCGTTTGAGAGTCTGCTCAGCCTTGTTTCTCTGAATTTATCATTTAATGATAAGAAACTTCTTGTACCGGGTCTTCCACCCCACCTGAAGCTCACTAGGGAAGCCTCAGGGTCTTTACAGCTTTATAAGCATTTTGACAAATCACCAGAGGCTGCTCTGGAGCCTTCTGCATCCACCGAGGAGCTGCCACATTCGGGAGGTCCACCTGTCCTGCAAAATGTTAATCTGAGGCTCAGACAAAGTACAGAGAATCTTCTTcgaagagcagagaaaaatctaacGGTCTCTCCAACAGCCACATTAAGGCCTAATCTCTGCGGGGCACCAATAAATGGGATACTCGATCTGTCAAACAGCAAACTCTCTGAGGAAGAGCTGACATTAAAACTGGATCCGGATCTCTGCCAAGCTCAGCTGGACAGTATTGTGGAGCTTAACATTAGTCACAGCGACCTGGAAATGGATCTTCTATCACTGTTCATCCTGTTTTTGCCAATGAAAAATGTGCAGTCCATTGATGCCAGTTCCAACAAATTAACAATTAACATTCTAGACGTTGAGGCATTCTGTAACTTCCCCTTCAgcaagcttttgtttttaaatattagcaACAACCCCATAAACAGCTTGGATACGCTGTGTCTCCCTTCAACCATCAAAGTAATTGATCTGTCCTTCACAAACGTAAGTCAAATACCCCAAAATTTTGCTAAAAAAATGCCTAACTTAGAAAACATGGATGTTCAAGGAAATCACTTCATATATACTGTACGTCCAGAAATCACTAACAAGGTTCAAAAATTTCCCCCTGGAACTGTACATATTAATGCCATTTCATTTGTCAGAAATGAGGCTGGTACACCCATCGAAAGTCTTCCGAAGAAAGTAAAACACCTGAAAATGTCCAACTGCTCCATTGTAGAACTGCCAGAATGGTTTGCTGGCACAATggaagaattattatttttggatCTCAGCAGCAACCGGATTTCTGTGCTTCCTGACTTACCTACCTCCCTGCAGCATCTTGACATAAGCAACAGCGATATTAAAATAATACCCCCTAGTTTTAAATCTATCTCCAACTTAACAATActtaatattcaaaataataaagttACGGATATGCATCCCGAGTATTTCCCGTTGACTTTAACAAAATGTGATATTAGTAAAAATAAGTTGAACATGTTGTCATTAACCGACGCCCTGAAGAAACTCGAATATCTTAATGTTTCTGGAAACCTAATCACCAGACTGGAACCCGCCAGCCACCTTTCTGCGCTCGCTAATCTGGACAGTAGTCACAACCTAATTTCAGAACTCCCCGATCACTTTGGGAAATCTCTTCCaatgctgaaacattttaatttatcagGGAATAAGATCTCCTTCCTACAGCGTGGCTCTCTCCCAGCTTCTCTGATTGAGTTAGACATTAGTGACAACGCCATTACGACCATCGTGGAGGACACTTTCGGCCAGTTAACAAGTTTGAGTGTTTTGACTGTTCaaggtaaacattttttttgtaactgtgaCTTGTACTGGTTTGTGAACGTGTATACCCACAACCCACGTTTGCAGATAAACGGCAAAGGAAATCTCAGGTGCAGCTTCCCACCAGACAGACGGGGCTCGTTGGTGGACAGCAGTAACCTCACGCTTCTGCACTGCTCCCTGGGCATCCAGATGGCTATTACAGCTTGCGTTGCCATCCTGGTTGTTTTGGTGTTAACAGGCTTATGCTGGCGGTTCGATGGGCTGTGGTACGTGCGAATGGGTTGGTACTGGTGTATGGTGAAGAGGAAGCAGTACGAGAAGAGGCCAGAAAACAAGCCCTTTGATGCCTTCGTTTCATACAGCGAACAAGATGCAAACTGGATGAAAGAGAAACTGCTGGAAAAACTGGAAACTGACGGATTCAAGATCTGTTACCACGAGAGGGATTTCAAACCGGGGCATCCTGTACTTGGTAACATTTTTTACTGCATAGAGAACAGCCATAAAGtcctttttgttctctctcccAGTTTTGTAAACAGCTGCTGGTGTCAGTATGAGCTGTATTTTGCTGAACATCAGGTCCTGAATGAAAATCAGGATTCCCTCATCATGATTGTGCTGGAAGACCTCCCGCCCAACAGCGTGCCACAGAAGTTCAGCAAACTCAGGaaactgctgaaaagaaaaacctactTAAAGtggagccctgaggaacacaaacagaaaatgttctggCATCAGCTAGCAGCTGTCTTAAAAACAACCAACGAACCAATTGTGAGGGCAGAAAATGGATCTGCTCAGGATATGTATGAGATGGAATGA
- the GPR75 gene encoding probable G-protein coupled receptor 75 isoform X2, producing the protein MILNLSFCDLFICGVAAPMFAFVLFFDSARGVPGAFCFTFHLTSSGFIIMSLKTVAVIALHRLRMVLGKQPHRAASFPCTLLLTLLLWATSFTLATLATLKTHGSRLCLPMSSFASGEGKIILYLYVTDFICCVAVVSISYIMIAQALRRNAQVRKCPPVVAVDASRPQPFVGPPAAGTGEGVQSTMPALYRNQSYSKPQHVQTHGYTAHLGQPPATAAGRLQLVSAVNLSTAKDSRAVVTCVIIVLSVLVCCLPLGISLVQDMLSSSGGFVLYQFELCGFTLIFFKSGLNPFIYSRNSAGLRRRVLWCLQYVALVFFCCKQKTRLRAMGKGSLEVNRNKSSHHETNSAYMLSPKPQKKFVDQACGPSHSKESVLSPKASVGHQHYAQSSSTPMNTRIEPYYSIYNSSPSQEVSTPNSLQPVNSTFGFAKSYIAMHYHTTNDLVRDYDSASTKQIPVPSV; encoded by the coding sequence ATGATCCTCAACCTCTCCTTCTGCGACCTCTTCATCTGTGGGGTGGCCGCCCCCATGTTTGCCTTCGTCCTCTTCTTTGACTCGGCCCGAGGCGTGCCGGGCGCCTTCTGCTTCACCTTCCACCTCACCAGCTCCGGCTTCATCATCATGTCGCTCAAGACGGTGGCGGTCATCGCCCTGCACCGGCTGCGCAtggtgctggggaagcagccGCACCgcgctgcctccttcccctgcacccTCCTCCTCACCCTGCTCCTGTGGGCCACCAGCTTCACCCTGGCCACCCTTGCTACCCTGAAAACCCACGGCTCTCGCCTCTGCCTGCCCATGTCCAGCTTCGCCAGCGGCGAGGGGAAGATCATCCTCTACCTCTACGTCACCGACTTCATCTGCTGCGTGGCCGTGGTGTCCATCTCTTACATCATGATCGCTCAGGCCCTGCGGAGGAACGCCCAGGTGAGGAAGTGCCCGCCCGTGGTGGCCGTGGACGCCTCCAGACCGCAGCCCTTCGTGGGGCCCCCGGCCGCTGGGACCGGGGAGGGCGTGCAGAGCACCATGCCCGCCTTGTACAGGAACCAGAGCTACAGCAAGCCGCAGCACGTCCAGACGCACGGCTACACCGCACACCTCGGCCAGCCGCCGGCCACTGCTGCCGGCCGGCTCCAGCTGGTGTCGGCGGTCAACCTGTCCACAGCCAAAGACTCCAGGGCAGTGGTGACGTGCGTCATCATTGTGCTCTCCGTCTTGGtttgctgcctgcccctgggcaTCTCTTTGGTGCAGGACATGCTGTCCAGCAGTGGTGGCTTTGTTCTCTACCAGTTCGAGCTGTGTGGATTTaccctcatttttttcaaatcgGGATTAAATCCTTTTATATATTCCCGCAACAGTGCCGGACTTCGGAGGCGAGTCCTCTGGTGCCTGCAGTATGTAGCCCTtgtctttttctgctgcaaGCAGAAGACAAGGCTTCGGGCCATGGGCAAAGGCAGCCTGGAAGTCAACAGGAacaagtcatcccaccacgagACCAATTCAGCGTACATGCTGTCtccaaaacctcagaaaaagtTTGTGGACCAAGCCTGTGGTCCTAGTCACTCCAAGGAAAGCGTGCTGAGTCCCAAGGCCTCTGTCGGGCATCAGCACTATGCACAGAGCAGCTCAACCCCCATGAACACCCGAATCGAGCCCTATTACAGTATCTATAACAGCAGCCCTTCCCAGGAAGTGAGCACCCCAAATAGCTTACAGCCGGTGAACTCGACTTTCGGGTTTGCCAAATCCTACATTGCCATGCATTATCACACCACCAACGACTTGGTGCGAGACTATGACAGTGCTTCGACAAAGCAGATACCGGTGCCCTCGGTGTAA
- the GPR75 gene encoding probable G-protein coupled receptor 75 isoform X1: MNASGRLPAGGEEEPPGASLAPLLPLGGNGSAGGGPGELREGTHAATLAACASLLALVFCLGSYGNLIVLLSFFDPALRKFRTNFDFMILNLSFCDLFICGVAAPMFAFVLFFDSARGVPGAFCFTFHLTSSGFIIMSLKTVAVIALHRLRMVLGKQPHRAASFPCTLLLTLLLWATSFTLATLATLKTHGSRLCLPMSSFASGEGKIILYLYVTDFICCVAVVSISYIMIAQALRRNAQVRKCPPVVAVDASRPQPFVGPPAAGTGEGVQSTMPALYRNQSYSKPQHVQTHGYTAHLGQPPATAAGRLQLVSAVNLSTAKDSRAVVTCVIIVLSVLVCCLPLGISLVQDMLSSSGGFVLYQFELCGFTLIFFKSGLNPFIYSRNSAGLRRRVLWCLQYVALVFFCCKQKTRLRAMGKGSLEVNRNKSSHHETNSAYMLSPKPQKKFVDQACGPSHSKESVLSPKASVGHQHYAQSSSTPMNTRIEPYYSIYNSSPSQEVSTPNSLQPVNSTFGFAKSYIAMHYHTTNDLVRDYDSASTKQIPVPSV; encoded by the coding sequence ATGAACGCGTcggggcggctgccggcggggggCGAGGAGGAGCCCCCCGGCGCCTCGCTGgcgccgctgctgccgctgggCGGGAACGGCagcgcgggcggcggccccggggagctgcGGGAGGGGACCCACGCCGCTACCCTGGCGGCCTGCGCCTCCCTGCTGGCCCTTGTCTTCTGCCTGGGCTCCTACGGCAACCTCATCGTCCTCCTGTCCTTCTTCGACCCGGCCCTCAGGAAATTCAGGACCAACTTCGACTTCATGATCCTCAACCTCTCCTTCTGCGACCTCTTCATCTGTGGGGTGGCCGCCCCCATGTTTGCCTTCGTCCTCTTCTTTGACTCGGCCCGAGGCGTGCCGGGCGCCTTCTGCTTCACCTTCCACCTCACCAGCTCCGGCTTCATCATCATGTCGCTCAAGACGGTGGCGGTCATCGCCCTGCACCGGCTGCGCAtggtgctggggaagcagccGCACCgcgctgcctccttcccctgcacccTCCTCCTCACCCTGCTCCTGTGGGCCACCAGCTTCACCCTGGCCACCCTTGCTACCCTGAAAACCCACGGCTCTCGCCTCTGCCTGCCCATGTCCAGCTTCGCCAGCGGCGAGGGGAAGATCATCCTCTACCTCTACGTCACCGACTTCATCTGCTGCGTGGCCGTGGTGTCCATCTCTTACATCATGATCGCTCAGGCCCTGCGGAGGAACGCCCAGGTGAGGAAGTGCCCGCCCGTGGTGGCCGTGGACGCCTCCAGACCGCAGCCCTTCGTGGGGCCCCCGGCCGCTGGGACCGGGGAGGGCGTGCAGAGCACCATGCCCGCCTTGTACAGGAACCAGAGCTACAGCAAGCCGCAGCACGTCCAGACGCACGGCTACACCGCACACCTCGGCCAGCCGCCGGCCACTGCTGCCGGCCGGCTCCAGCTGGTGTCGGCGGTCAACCTGTCCACAGCCAAAGACTCCAGGGCAGTGGTGACGTGCGTCATCATTGTGCTCTCCGTCTTGGtttgctgcctgcccctgggcaTCTCTTTGGTGCAGGACATGCTGTCCAGCAGTGGTGGCTTTGTTCTCTACCAGTTCGAGCTGTGTGGATTTaccctcatttttttcaaatcgGGATTAAATCCTTTTATATATTCCCGCAACAGTGCCGGACTTCGGAGGCGAGTCCTCTGGTGCCTGCAGTATGTAGCCCTtgtctttttctgctgcaaGCAGAAGACAAGGCTTCGGGCCATGGGCAAAGGCAGCCTGGAAGTCAACAGGAacaagtcatcccaccacgagACCAATTCAGCGTACATGCTGTCtccaaaacctcagaaaaagtTTGTGGACCAAGCCTGTGGTCCTAGTCACTCCAAGGAAAGCGTGCTGAGTCCCAAGGCCTCTGTCGGGCATCAGCACTATGCACAGAGCAGCTCAACCCCCATGAACACCCGAATCGAGCCCTATTACAGTATCTATAACAGCAGCCCTTCCCAGGAAGTGAGCACCCCAAATAGCTTACAGCCGGTGAACTCGACTTTCGGGTTTGCCAAATCCTACATTGCCATGCATTATCACACCACCAACGACTTGGTGCGAGACTATGACAGTGCTTCGACAAAGCAGATACCGGTGCCCTCGGTGTAA